A region from the Arachis ipaensis cultivar K30076 chromosome B01, Araip1.1, whole genome shotgun sequence genome encodes:
- the LOC107636467 gene encoding uncharacterized protein At1g04910 isoform X2, translated as MVSASDGLPVPDRCGPIATRSASFNGLYSSSSPLTPRSRQSSPVHSSRVGPSHPLSCRRSRSQFPWYRWKRLKVVMALVALLGSLFLVNWIMLARLQHDAPNLPVSKSAAKLSIRSSVSLSVSVQGKGKKPHKGYQRMLALAAHALAEDKREPKDLWQEPLAPASTWRPCSDLRNWEPNEGKNGYIFVTANGGINQQRVAVCNAVVVARLLNSTLVIPKFMYSSVWRDVSQFSDIYQEEHFINYLTPDIRIVRELPKELQSLDLEAIGSVVTDVDMVKEAKPSFYLKNILPIILKNQVVHFVGFGNRLAFDPIPFELQRLRCRCNFHALQFVPRIQKTGALLLKRLRKHEGLIGPLDRYLLGPFAESVEENGNNVKKASKYLAIHLRFEIDMVSHSLCEFGGGEEERKELDAYREIHFPALAQLKRTTKLPSPSELRAEGLCPLTPEEAVLMLAGLGFNRKTHVFVAGSNLYGGRSRLVALTSLYPKLVTKENLLSAAELEPFANYSSQLAALDFIGCTASDAFAMTDSGSQLSSLVSGYRIYYGGGRMPTIRPNKRRLASIFMKNSTIEWRVFEQRMRKAIRQTKHVQTRPKARSVYRYPRCKECMCRTD; from the exons ATGGTGTCCGCATCCGACGGCCTTCCAGTTCCAGATCGGTGCGGACCCATCGCCACCCGTTCCGCCTCCTTCAACGGTCTTTATTCCTCCTCATCCCCCCTTACCCCCCGGAGCCGCCAATCGTCGCCGGTTCACTCGTCGAGGGTGGGCCCCAGTCACCCCTTAAGTTGCCGCAGAAGCAGATCCCAATTTCCATGGTACCGATGGAAACGCCTCAAAGTAGTTATGGCACTTGTTGCTTTGCTAGGTTCCTTATTCCTTGTGAACTGGATTATGCTCGCAAGGCTTCAACATGACGCACCAAATCTTCCTGTTTCTAAATCTGCTGCCAAGTTATCCATCCGTTCCTCTGTTTCCCTTTCAGTTTCGGTTCAG GGAAAAGGGAAAAAACCACACAAGGGATATCAAAGGATGCTGGCTTTGGCTGCCCATGCCTTGGCAGAG GATAAACGAGAACCAAAGGATTTGTGGCAGGAACCTTTGGCTCCTGCATCTACTTGGAGACCTTGTTCTGATCTGCGTAATTGGGAACCTAATG AAGGAAAGAATGGATACATTTTTGTTACTGCAAATGGTGGGATCAATCAACAGCGGGTTGCT GTTTGCAATGCTGTTGTTGTGGCACGATTACTAAATTCAACTTTGGTCATTCCCAAATTTATGTACAGTAGTGTATGGAGAGATGTGAG TCAATTCAGCGATATCTATCAGGAGGAGCATTTTATTAACTACTTGACTCCTGATATTCGGATAGTGCGTGAACTTCCCAAGGAACTGCAGTCTTTGGACTTGGAGGCAATTGGTAGTGTT GTGACAGATGTTGACATGGTAAAGGAGGCAAAGCCTAGCTTTTACTTGAAAAACATCCTACCTATTATACTTAAGAATCAAGTTGTTCACTTTGTTGGATTTGGGAATCGCCTTGCATTTGACCCAATACCATTTGAACTTCAG AGACTTCGTTGCAGATGTAACTTTCATGCCCTGCAATTTGTTCCCAGAATACAAAAAACTGGTGCTTTGCTTCTTAAAAGATTACGCAAACATGAAGGTCTTATTGGACCGTTGGACCGTTATCTTCTTGGTCCATTTGCAGAATCAGTTGAGGAAAATGGAAATAATGTCAAGAAAGCATCAAAATACCTAGCTATACATCTCAGATTTGAAATTGACATGGTTTCCCATTCTTTATGTGAATTTGGGGgaggtgaagaagagaggaaaGAATTGGACGCATATCGTGAAATTCATTTCCCTGCATTGGCACAGTTGAAGAGGACTACAAA ATTGCCTTCTCCCTCAGAGCTCAGGGCCGAAGGCCTATGTCCTTTGACACCGGAAGAAGCAGTCCTTATGCTTGCTGGTCTTGGTTTCAACCGCAAGACACATGTATTTGTAGCTGGATCTAATTTATATGGAGGTCGCTCGCGGTTGGTTGCTTTGACCAGCTTGTACCCTAAATTAGTCACTAAGGAGAACTTACTTTCTGCTGCCGAACTTGAACCCTTTGCAAATTATTCATCTCAG TTAGCAGCACTGGACTTCATAGGATGCACTGCTTCTGATGCATTTGCCATGACCGATTCGGGTAGTCAGTTGTCATCTTTGGTGTCCGGGTATCGAATATATTATGGAGGAGGAAGAATGCCAACAATACGTCCTAATAAGCGCAGGCTTGCTAGTATATTCATGAAGAACTCTACCATAGAATGGCGAGTGTTTGAACAGAGAATGAGGAAAGCAATTAGACAAACTAAGCATGTACAGACAAGGCCCAAGGCTAGAAGTGTTTACAGATATCCTAGGTGTAAAGAATGTATGTGCAGGACAGATTGA
- the LOC107636467 gene encoding uncharacterized protein At1g04910 isoform X4, producing MTHQIFLFLNLLPSYPSVPLFPFQFRFREKGKNHTRDIKGCWLWLPMPWQSFHMGQDKREPKDLWQEPLAPASTWRPCSDLRNWEPNEGKNGYIFVTANGGINQQRVAVCNAVVVARLLNSTLVIPKFMYSSVWRDVSQFSDIYQEEHFINYLTPDIRIVRELPKELQSLDLEAIGSVVTDVDMVKEAKPSFYLKNILPIILKNQVVHFVGFGNRLAFDPIPFELQRLRCRCNFHALQFVPRIQKTGALLLKRLRKHEGLIGPLDRYLLGPFAESVEENGNNVKKASKYLAIHLRFEIDMVSHSLCEFGGGEEERKELDAYREIHFPALAQLKRTTKLPSPSELRAEGLCPLTPEEAVLMLAGLGFNRKTHVFVAGSNLYGGRSRLVALTSLYPKLVTKENLLSAAELEPFANYSSQLAALDFIGCTASDAFAMTDSGSQLSSLVSGYRIYYGGGRMPTIRPNKRRLASIFMKNSTIEWRVFEQRMRKAIRQTKHVQTRPKARSVYRYPRCKECMCRTD from the exons ATGACGCACCAAATCTTCCTGTTTCTAAATCTGCTGCCAAGTTATCCATCCGTTCCTCTGTTTCCCTTTCAGTTTCGGTTCAG GGAAAAGGGAAAAAACCACACAAGGGATATCAAAGGATGCTGGCTTTGGCTGCCCATGCCTTGGCAGAG TTTTCATATGGGACAGGATAAACGAGAACCAAAGGATTTGTGGCAGGAACCTTTGGCTCCTGCATCTACTTGGAGACCTTGTTCTGATCTGCGTAATTGGGAACCTAATG AAGGAAAGAATGGATACATTTTTGTTACTGCAAATGGTGGGATCAATCAACAGCGGGTTGCT GTTTGCAATGCTGTTGTTGTGGCACGATTACTAAATTCAACTTTGGTCATTCCCAAATTTATGTACAGTAGTGTATGGAGAGATGTGAG TCAATTCAGCGATATCTATCAGGAGGAGCATTTTATTAACTACTTGACTCCTGATATTCGGATAGTGCGTGAACTTCCCAAGGAACTGCAGTCTTTGGACTTGGAGGCAATTGGTAGTGTT GTGACAGATGTTGACATGGTAAAGGAGGCAAAGCCTAGCTTTTACTTGAAAAACATCCTACCTATTATACTTAAGAATCAAGTTGTTCACTTTGTTGGATTTGGGAATCGCCTTGCATTTGACCCAATACCATTTGAACTTCAG AGACTTCGTTGCAGATGTAACTTTCATGCCCTGCAATTTGTTCCCAGAATACAAAAAACTGGTGCTTTGCTTCTTAAAAGATTACGCAAACATGAAGGTCTTATTGGACCGTTGGACCGTTATCTTCTTGGTCCATTTGCAGAATCAGTTGAGGAAAATGGAAATAATGTCAAGAAAGCATCAAAATACCTAGCTATACATCTCAGATTTGAAATTGACATGGTTTCCCATTCTTTATGTGAATTTGGGGgaggtgaagaagagaggaaaGAATTGGACGCATATCGTGAAATTCATTTCCCTGCATTGGCACAGTTGAAGAGGACTACAAA ATTGCCTTCTCCCTCAGAGCTCAGGGCCGAAGGCCTATGTCCTTTGACACCGGAAGAAGCAGTCCTTATGCTTGCTGGTCTTGGTTTCAACCGCAAGACACATGTATTTGTAGCTGGATCTAATTTATATGGAGGTCGCTCGCGGTTGGTTGCTTTGACCAGCTTGTACCCTAAATTAGTCACTAAGGAGAACTTACTTTCTGCTGCCGAACTTGAACCCTTTGCAAATTATTCATCTCAG TTAGCAGCACTGGACTTCATAGGATGCACTGCTTCTGATGCATTTGCCATGACCGATTCGGGTAGTCAGTTGTCATCTTTGGTGTCCGGGTATCGAATATATTATGGAGGAGGAAGAATGCCAACAATACGTCCTAATAAGCGCAGGCTTGCTAGTATATTCATGAAGAACTCTACCATAGAATGGCGAGTGTTTGAACAGAGAATGAGGAAAGCAATTAGACAAACTAAGCATGTACAGACAAGGCCCAAGGCTAGAAGTGTTTACAGATATCCTAGGTGTAAAGAATGTATGTGCAGGACAGATTGA
- the LOC107636467 gene encoding uncharacterized protein At1g04910 isoform X3 yields MTHQIFLFLNLLPSYPSVPLFPFQFRFRVKGTSLEKGKNHTRDIKGCWLWLPMPWQSFHMGQDKREPKDLWQEPLAPASTWRPCSDLRNWEPNEGKNGYIFVTANGGINQQRVAVCNAVVVARLLNSTLVIPKFMYSSVWRDVSQFSDIYQEEHFINYLTPDIRIVRELPKELQSLDLEAIGSVVTDVDMVKEAKPSFYLKNILPIILKNQVVHFVGFGNRLAFDPIPFELQRLRCRCNFHALQFVPRIQKTGALLLKRLRKHEGLIGPLDRYLLGPFAESVEENGNNVKKASKYLAIHLRFEIDMVSHSLCEFGGGEEERKELDAYREIHFPALAQLKRTTKLPSPSELRAEGLCPLTPEEAVLMLAGLGFNRKTHVFVAGSNLYGGRSRLVALTSLYPKLVTKENLLSAAELEPFANYSSQLAALDFIGCTASDAFAMTDSGSQLSSLVSGYRIYYGGGRMPTIRPNKRRLASIFMKNSTIEWRVFEQRMRKAIRQTKHVQTRPKARSVYRYPRCKECMCRTD; encoded by the exons ATGACGCACCAAATCTTCCTGTTTCTAAATCTGCTGCCAAGTTATCCATCCGTTCCTCTGTTTCCCTTTCAGTTTCGGTTCAG GGTAAAGGGAACAAGTCTGGAAAAGGGAAAAAACCACACAAGGGATATCAAAGGATGCTGGCTTTGGCTGCCCATGCCTTGGCAGAG TTTTCATATGGGACAGGATAAACGAGAACCAAAGGATTTGTGGCAGGAACCTTTGGCTCCTGCATCTACTTGGAGACCTTGTTCTGATCTGCGTAATTGGGAACCTAATG AAGGAAAGAATGGATACATTTTTGTTACTGCAAATGGTGGGATCAATCAACAGCGGGTTGCT GTTTGCAATGCTGTTGTTGTGGCACGATTACTAAATTCAACTTTGGTCATTCCCAAATTTATGTACAGTAGTGTATGGAGAGATGTGAG TCAATTCAGCGATATCTATCAGGAGGAGCATTTTATTAACTACTTGACTCCTGATATTCGGATAGTGCGTGAACTTCCCAAGGAACTGCAGTCTTTGGACTTGGAGGCAATTGGTAGTGTT GTGACAGATGTTGACATGGTAAAGGAGGCAAAGCCTAGCTTTTACTTGAAAAACATCCTACCTATTATACTTAAGAATCAAGTTGTTCACTTTGTTGGATTTGGGAATCGCCTTGCATTTGACCCAATACCATTTGAACTTCAG AGACTTCGTTGCAGATGTAACTTTCATGCCCTGCAATTTGTTCCCAGAATACAAAAAACTGGTGCTTTGCTTCTTAAAAGATTACGCAAACATGAAGGTCTTATTGGACCGTTGGACCGTTATCTTCTTGGTCCATTTGCAGAATCAGTTGAGGAAAATGGAAATAATGTCAAGAAAGCATCAAAATACCTAGCTATACATCTCAGATTTGAAATTGACATGGTTTCCCATTCTTTATGTGAATTTGGGGgaggtgaagaagagaggaaaGAATTGGACGCATATCGTGAAATTCATTTCCCTGCATTGGCACAGTTGAAGAGGACTACAAA ATTGCCTTCTCCCTCAGAGCTCAGGGCCGAAGGCCTATGTCCTTTGACACCGGAAGAAGCAGTCCTTATGCTTGCTGGTCTTGGTTTCAACCGCAAGACACATGTATTTGTAGCTGGATCTAATTTATATGGAGGTCGCTCGCGGTTGGTTGCTTTGACCAGCTTGTACCCTAAATTAGTCACTAAGGAGAACTTACTTTCTGCTGCCGAACTTGAACCCTTTGCAAATTATTCATCTCAG TTAGCAGCACTGGACTTCATAGGATGCACTGCTTCTGATGCATTTGCCATGACCGATTCGGGTAGTCAGTTGTCATCTTTGGTGTCCGGGTATCGAATATATTATGGAGGAGGAAGAATGCCAACAATACGTCCTAATAAGCGCAGGCTTGCTAGTATATTCATGAAGAACTCTACCATAGAATGGCGAGTGTTTGAACAGAGAATGAGGAAAGCAATTAGACAAACTAAGCATGTACAGACAAGGCCCAAGGCTAGAAGTGTTTACAGATATCCTAGGTGTAAAGAATGTATGTGCAGGACAGATTGA
- the LOC107636467 gene encoding uncharacterized protein At1g04910 isoform X1 yields the protein MVSASDGLPVPDRCGPIATRSASFNGLYSSSSPLTPRSRQSSPVHSSRVGPSHPLSCRRSRSQFPWYRWKRLKVVMALVALLGSLFLVNWIMLARLQHDAPNLPVSKSAAKLSIRSSVSLSVSVQGKGNKSGKGKKPHKGYQRMLALAAHALAEDKREPKDLWQEPLAPASTWRPCSDLRNWEPNEGKNGYIFVTANGGINQQRVAVCNAVVVARLLNSTLVIPKFMYSSVWRDVSQFSDIYQEEHFINYLTPDIRIVRELPKELQSLDLEAIGSVVTDVDMVKEAKPSFYLKNILPIILKNQVVHFVGFGNRLAFDPIPFELQRLRCRCNFHALQFVPRIQKTGALLLKRLRKHEGLIGPLDRYLLGPFAESVEENGNNVKKASKYLAIHLRFEIDMVSHSLCEFGGGEEERKELDAYREIHFPALAQLKRTTKLPSPSELRAEGLCPLTPEEAVLMLAGLGFNRKTHVFVAGSNLYGGRSRLVALTSLYPKLVTKENLLSAAELEPFANYSSQLAALDFIGCTASDAFAMTDSGSQLSSLVSGYRIYYGGGRMPTIRPNKRRLASIFMKNSTIEWRVFEQRMRKAIRQTKHVQTRPKARSVYRYPRCKECMCRTD from the exons ATGGTGTCCGCATCCGACGGCCTTCCAGTTCCAGATCGGTGCGGACCCATCGCCACCCGTTCCGCCTCCTTCAACGGTCTTTATTCCTCCTCATCCCCCCTTACCCCCCGGAGCCGCCAATCGTCGCCGGTTCACTCGTCGAGGGTGGGCCCCAGTCACCCCTTAAGTTGCCGCAGAAGCAGATCCCAATTTCCATGGTACCGATGGAAACGCCTCAAAGTAGTTATGGCACTTGTTGCTTTGCTAGGTTCCTTATTCCTTGTGAACTGGATTATGCTCGCAAGGCTTCAACATGACGCACCAAATCTTCCTGTTTCTAAATCTGCTGCCAAGTTATCCATCCGTTCCTCTGTTTCCCTTTCAGTTTCGGTTCAG GGTAAAGGGAACAAGTCTGGAAAAGGGAAAAAACCACACAAGGGATATCAAAGGATGCTGGCTTTGGCTGCCCATGCCTTGGCAGAG GATAAACGAGAACCAAAGGATTTGTGGCAGGAACCTTTGGCTCCTGCATCTACTTGGAGACCTTGTTCTGATCTGCGTAATTGGGAACCTAATG AAGGAAAGAATGGATACATTTTTGTTACTGCAAATGGTGGGATCAATCAACAGCGGGTTGCT GTTTGCAATGCTGTTGTTGTGGCACGATTACTAAATTCAACTTTGGTCATTCCCAAATTTATGTACAGTAGTGTATGGAGAGATGTGAG TCAATTCAGCGATATCTATCAGGAGGAGCATTTTATTAACTACTTGACTCCTGATATTCGGATAGTGCGTGAACTTCCCAAGGAACTGCAGTCTTTGGACTTGGAGGCAATTGGTAGTGTT GTGACAGATGTTGACATGGTAAAGGAGGCAAAGCCTAGCTTTTACTTGAAAAACATCCTACCTATTATACTTAAGAATCAAGTTGTTCACTTTGTTGGATTTGGGAATCGCCTTGCATTTGACCCAATACCATTTGAACTTCAG AGACTTCGTTGCAGATGTAACTTTCATGCCCTGCAATTTGTTCCCAGAATACAAAAAACTGGTGCTTTGCTTCTTAAAAGATTACGCAAACATGAAGGTCTTATTGGACCGTTGGACCGTTATCTTCTTGGTCCATTTGCAGAATCAGTTGAGGAAAATGGAAATAATGTCAAGAAAGCATCAAAATACCTAGCTATACATCTCAGATTTGAAATTGACATGGTTTCCCATTCTTTATGTGAATTTGGGGgaggtgaagaagagaggaaaGAATTGGACGCATATCGTGAAATTCATTTCCCTGCATTGGCACAGTTGAAGAGGACTACAAA ATTGCCTTCTCCCTCAGAGCTCAGGGCCGAAGGCCTATGTCCTTTGACACCGGAAGAAGCAGTCCTTATGCTTGCTGGTCTTGGTTTCAACCGCAAGACACATGTATTTGTAGCTGGATCTAATTTATATGGAGGTCGCTCGCGGTTGGTTGCTTTGACCAGCTTGTACCCTAAATTAGTCACTAAGGAGAACTTACTTTCTGCTGCCGAACTTGAACCCTTTGCAAATTATTCATCTCAG TTAGCAGCACTGGACTTCATAGGATGCACTGCTTCTGATGCATTTGCCATGACCGATTCGGGTAGTCAGTTGTCATCTTTGGTGTCCGGGTATCGAATATATTATGGAGGAGGAAGAATGCCAACAATACGTCCTAATAAGCGCAGGCTTGCTAGTATATTCATGAAGAACTCTACCATAGAATGGCGAGTGTTTGAACAGAGAATGAGGAAAGCAATTAGACAAACTAAGCATGTACAGACAAGGCCCAAGGCTAGAAGTGTTTACAGATATCCTAGGTGTAAAGAATGTATGTGCAGGACAGATTGA
- the LOC107613088 gene encoding uncharacterized protein LOC107613088, which produces MGANTYLFNFKHEEYTIKIHGEGPWRVDEHILSLQWWRPELSFEKVCYNFIAIWVQVHAFPMEKLNKSNAEKIGASLRKLLEVEDPYVDENLLRNFLRVRVEVNALKQLKTGFWYKRNNGSYSWASFKYERLYDYCYNCGRIGHDRRSYREETAMAIHNSNLPRYGPDLSVSELKSISSLAEKAGIRQKDNGIKIS; this is translated from the coding sequence ATGGGCGCAAATACATATTTGTTCAACTTCAAGCATGAAGAATATACCATAAAAATTCATGGAGAAGGGCCATGGAGGGTGGACGAACATATACTTAGCTTGCAATGGTGGAGGCCAGAACTTTCATTCGAAAAGGTATGTTATAACTTCATTGCTATCTGGGTCCAAGTTCATGCCTTTCCCATGGAAAAGTTGAACAAAAGTAATGCTGAAAAGATAGGAGCTTCTCTAAGAAAACTATTAGAAGTTGAAGATCCTTATGTTGACGAGAATTTGCTTAGAAACTTTCTGAGAGTCAGAGTGGAGGTGAATGCGTTGAAGCAATTGAAAACAGGGTTTTGGTACAAGAGAAATAATGGCAGCTATTCTTGGGCATCATTTAAATATGAAAGGTTATATGATTATTGCTATAATTGTGGAAGGATAGGTCATGATAGGAGAAGCTATAGAGAGGAGACGGCAATGGCTATTCACAACTCAAACTTACCAAGATATGGGCCAGATCTTTCAGTTTCGGAACTCAAGTCGATTTCTTCATTAGCTGAAAAAGCTGGAATCAGGCAAAAAGACAATGGAATTAAAATTTCATAA
- the LOC107636459 gene encoding subtilisin-like protease SBT2.4: MSKGSSVTSMVLPSSLTLLLMMSIFISIFVISITCFHDDEERHIYLVLLEGDGIAFQKGSHSQDSTTIDPNSLGAEAEAKHDEILQSALENGSYKKLHSFKHMFNGFSVHTSRSQATRLRNLAGVKLVQRDNGAKLMTTHTPQFLSLPTGIWTQLGGPAHAGDGVVIGFVDSGINPTHPSFAYDPNLHPFTSNLSSFSSAECQFGPFFPASSCNGKIVSAKFFSAGAQAAVNLNASVDILSPFDAEGHGSHVASIAAGNRGVPVVVNGVFYGKASGMAPRARIAVYKAAYPSGSTLADVVAAMDQAVSDRVDILTVSVGPDEPPPDGTLTFLNMFEVAMLFARKAGVFVVQAAGNKGPYPSTVVSFSPWAMGVGASTTDRTYPAHLLLGNGQVLDGASLSGPGFGNGKVLQKLVLAKDALKKNGTFQHSPEYIEECQHPEVFDPNLVFARIVICTCSYGFYTGTSSFAAIVDTARTLGFSGFIYVANPRYGSYKPQAYPFALPSILISRVDDAKVISQYYEEHTKRDERGNFIESDAMAAIGEGRVASFTERSPVVSLFSSRGPDISDNRKSLADVLKPDVLAPGDQIWAAYSPMSVSNPMLRGHEFAILSGTSMATPHVAGIAALIKQYNPSWTPSMIASAITTTSTKFDNLGENIMAESYPIGTLHPSTPFECGAGIVNPNRANDPGLVLPSEFADYVSFLCSLPNIGQDTILATIGVPCNQSFSDPYDLNLPSVTISALKGSASMRRTFINVGNKTETYLATVMPPFGTTVDLSPAWFTISPQGTQDLNIRLNVYATMTNFSFGEIVLTGNLNHIVRITLSVLPSLIY, translated from the exons ATGTCTAAAGGGAGCAGTGTTACCTCCATGGTTTTACCATCATCACTAACACTACTACTGATGATGAGTATTTTCATTTCAATCTTTGTGATTTCCATTACTTGTTTTCATGATGATGAAGAGAGACACATATACTTGGTTCTATTGGAAGGAGATGGAATTGCTTTCCAAAAAGGTTCTCATAGTCAAGATTCAACAACAATTGATCCCAACAG TTTGGGCGCGGAAGCAGAAGCAAAACACGATGAAATTCTACAAAGCGCTCTGGAAAATGGAAGCTACAAGAAGCTCCACAGCTTCAAACACATGTTCAATGGGTTTTCCGTGCACACGAGCCGATCCCAGGCGACGAGGCTGAGAAACTTGGCCGGAGTGAAGCTTGTACAGAGAGACAATGGAGCCAAGCTTATGACAACCCACACTCCCCAGTTTCTAAGCTTACCCACTGGTATTTGGACGCAGCTTGGAGGACCTGCACACGCCGGCGACGGCGTTGTCATTGGTTTTGTTGACAGCGGCATCAACCCTACCCACCCTAGCTTCGCTTACGATCCCAACTTGCACCCTTTCACCTCTAACCTCTCTTCTTTCTCATCCGCTGAGTGTCAGTTCGGTCCCTTCTTCCCTGCTTCTTCTTGCAATGGCAAGATTGTGTCTGCCAAGTTCTTCTCTGCTGGTGCCCAAGCTGCGGTCAACCTTAATGCTTCTGTCGACATCCTTTCACCCTTTGATGCTGAAGGACATGGCAG TCATGTTGCCTCTATTGCTGCTGGAAATCGTGGTGTTCCCGTTGTTGTGAACGGTGTCTTCTATGGGAAAGCTAGCGGTATGGCACCTCGTGCAAG GATTGCGGTTTATAAGGCTGCATATCCAAGCGGGTCAACTCTTGCAGATGTTGTTGCAGCTATGGATCAA gCTGTGAGTGATAGGGTGGATATCTTAACAGTCTCTGTGGGACCAGATGAACCACCACCAGATGGCACATTAACCTTCTTAAACATGTTTGAGGTTGCCATGTTATTTGCAAGGAAAGCAGGAGTTTTTGTGGTCCAAGCTGCAGGGAACAAGGGTCCATATCCTTCAACTGTGGTCTCTTTTAGTCCCTGGGCCATGGGGGTTGGCGCTTCCACCACTGACAGAACCTACCCTGCTCATCTTCTTCTTGGAAATGGCCAAGTTCTAGATGGTGCTAGCCTATCAG GGCCAGGTTTTGGAAATGGAAAAGTTTTACAAAAGCTGGTGTTAGCCAAggatgcattaaaaaaaaatggaaCATTCCAACACTCTCCGGAATATATAGAAGAGTGCCAGCATCCAGAAGTTTTCGATCCAAACTTGGTGTTTGCAAGGATAGTTATCTGTACCTGTTCATATGGATTCTATACTGGAACCTCCTCTTTTGCTGCCATTGTTGATACGGCAAGGACTCTAGGATTCTCAGGTTTTATCTATGTTGCAAATCCAAGATATGGTAGTTACAAACCTCAGGCATATCCTTTTGCTCTTCCTTCCATATTGATCTCTCGTGTAGATGATGCCAAG GTTATATCACAATATTATGAAGAACATACCAAGAGGGATGAGAGAGGAAATTTCATAGAATCTGATGCCATGGCAGCTATAGGGGAAGGAAGAGTAGCATCTTTCACGGAGCGATCGCcggttgttagtttattttcttcaaGGGGTCCGGATATCAGTGACAATAGAAAAAGTCTTGCTGATGTACTTAAACCTGATGTTCTTGCTCCAGGGGACCAAATATGGGCAGCCTATAGCCCCATGAGTGTCTCGAATCCCATGCTGAGAG GGCATGAATTTGCAATATTATCCGGTACCAGCATGGCCACACCTCATGTAGCTGGAATCGCAGCACTAATCAAGcaatataatccatcatggactCCATCTATGATAGCATCTGCAATAACCACAACCAGCACAAAGTTTGATAATCTTGGAGAGAATATAATGGCAGAAAGCTATCCCATAGGCACCTTGCATCCCTCCACTCCCTTTGAATGTGGGGCAGGCATTGTCAACCCTAACCGTGCCAATGATCCAGGCTTGGTTCTGCCATCAG AGTTTGCAGACTATGTCAGCTTCTTATGCTCTTTGCCCAACATTGGCCAGGATACAATACTTGCTACCATAGGGGTACCTTGCAACCAATCATTTTCCGATCCATATGATCTAAACCTTCCTTCGGTAACAATATCTGCACTGAAAGGCTCAGCTTCTATGCGAAGAACTTTCATCAATGTGGGGAACAAAACGGAGACATATTTGGCCACTGTTATGCCTCCATTTGGAACTACCGTCGATCTGTCTCCAGCTTGGTTTACTATAAGTCCGCAAGGAACACAAGATCTGAACATTCGACTCAATGTTTACGCAACCATGACAAATTTCAGCTTTGGTGAAATTGTTTTGACAGGAAATTTGAATCACATTGTAAGAATAACGTTGTCAGTTTTACCTTCTTTAATATATTGA